From Salinicoccus roseus, one genomic window encodes:
- a CDS encoding pseudouridine synthase has product MRLDKYLANAGAGSRSEVKNMIKKKRITVEGETVTDPKTRVSAEDDVLLDGGPVVLEEEIYIMLNKPQGVISSTEKGPTPTVIDLIDHPQKDQLFPVGRLDKDTTGLLLITNDGKLAHELLSPRSRIGKTYVAELEKEVAEADISQLESGIPLKEFTTAPASAKRLGPREVELTITEGKFHQVKRMFHHVGNEVTALHRIRFGNLALDEHLAPGDYRRLGENEIKLIKKV; this is encoded by the coding sequence ATGAGACTGGACAAATATTTGGCGAATGCCGGGGCCGGCAGCCGCAGTGAAGTGAAGAACATGATAAAGAAGAAGCGGATCACAGTGGAGGGTGAAACCGTCACGGACCCGAAGACCAGGGTCTCCGCGGAAGATGATGTCCTGCTCGACGGCGGCCCTGTAGTGCTGGAGGAGGAAATCTACATCATGCTCAACAAGCCGCAGGGCGTCATCTCATCGACCGAGAAGGGTCCGACTCCGACGGTGATCGACCTGATCGACCACCCCCAGAAGGATCAGCTGTTTCCAGTCGGCAGGCTGGACAAGGATACTACCGGCCTGCTGCTCATCACCAACGACGGGAAGCTTGCACATGAACTGCTGAGCCCCAGGAGCAGGATAGGCAAGACATATGTTGCCGAACTCGAGAAGGAAGTGGCGGAAGCGGATATCTCACAGCTTGAATCCGGGATTCCCCTGAAGGAGTTCACGACAGCCCCGGCATCTGCAAAGAGGCTGGGCCCCCGCGAGGTGGAGCTGACGATTACGGAAGGGAAGTTCCACCAGGTCAAGCGGATGTTCCACCACGTGGGCAACGAAGTCACTGCACTCCACCGCATCAGGTTCGGAAATCTCGCACTCGATGAACACCTTGCACCCGGGGATTACAGAAGATTAGGTGAAAATGAAATCAAGTTGATCAAAAAGGTTTAA
- the dat gene encoding D-amino-acid transaminase translates to MKISYYNGEFKSDDEISVDYNDRAFYFGDGVYEVVRVYDNAFFTLDEHMDRLVRSASEIEINGLDREKLIDIITELKEQNSIENGSIYIQVSRGINPRNHAYPAGAEPVILAYMNEMARPSHQMDNGVEVITANDYRWLKCHVKSLNLLANVMEKERAVRAGAHETLLHRDGVVTEGSSTNVFIVSDGVLRTHPANHLILNGITRQEVLKIAEAQGLEYAEKAFTLDELKSADEVFITSTTQEVTPVSHVDGEKVGDGAKGSITQKIQEEFDQRIHELNLVK, encoded by the coding sequence ATGAAGATAAGCTACTATAATGGAGAATTCAAAAGTGACGACGAAATTTCAGTAGACTACAACGACCGTGCCTTCTACTTCGGGGATGGCGTGTATGAAGTGGTCAGAGTATACGACAACGCGTTCTTTACGCTCGATGAACACATGGACCGGCTGGTCAGGAGCGCATCGGAAATCGAAATCAACGGTCTTGACCGCGAGAAGCTCATCGACATCATCACCGAATTGAAGGAACAGAACAGCATCGAAAACGGATCCATCTACATCCAGGTGTCAAGGGGCATCAATCCGAGGAACCATGCCTATCCTGCAGGTGCCGAGCCGGTCATCCTCGCCTATATGAATGAAATGGCGCGTCCCTCCCATCAGATGGACAATGGCGTCGAGGTCATCACGGCAAACGACTACAGGTGGCTGAAGTGCCATGTCAAAAGTCTGAACCTGCTGGCGAACGTCATGGAGAAGGAGCGTGCAGTGCGTGCCGGTGCCCATGAAACACTGCTGCATCGAGATGGTGTGGTGACTGAAGGGTCCTCCACGAATGTATTCATCGTCAGTGATGGTGTGCTCAGGACCCATCCTGCAAACCACCTGATACTGAACGGCATCACCAGGCAGGAAGTGCTGAAGATTGCAGAGGCGCAGGGCTTGGAATATGCGGAGAAGGCCTTCACACTTGATGAACTGAAGTCGGCGGATGAAGTATTCATCACAAGCACTACACAGGAAGTGACGCCTGTATCACATGTCGACGGGGAAAAGGTCGGCGATGGTGCGAAGGGCAGCATCACACAGAAGATACAGGAAGAATTCGACCAGAGGATCCATGAATTAAATCTGGTTAAATAA
- a CDS encoding M42 family metallopeptidase: protein MKIEKNTLERMKTLTELHGAPGFEDQVRDYMRKEMEPFADEILQDGLGGIFALKKSKVEGAPKVMIAGHMDEVGFMVTQLTENGMIKFTPLGGWSNDVLLSHKFKVRTAEDRQITGIIGSVPVHFRKGEGKNKSVELDDMLLDVGADSREDLEAMGIRPGDSIVPDVEFEVLEQENKLLAKAWDNRYGCLIAIETLEALADVDLGCDLYVGANVQEEVGLRGAKVSSNLIKPDVAFAVDCSPANDMLGKKDDIGRIGGGTLVRIMDRTMILSKPMRDYMLETAEQHDVKYQYYQSPGGTDAGSIHVSNEGVVSAVVGIVARYIHTSHSIINSEDYMHAKKMLMELVKGIDADRVEQLRGR from the coding sequence ATGAAAATTGAAAAAAACACATTGGAAAGAATGAAGACTCTAACGGAACTCCATGGCGCACCCGGTTTTGAGGACCAGGTCCGCGACTATATGAGGAAAGAGATGGAACCCTTTGCGGATGAAATACTGCAGGATGGCCTCGGGGGCATCTTTGCGCTCAAGAAATCCAAAGTTGAAGGCGCTCCAAAAGTCATGATTGCCGGCCATATGGATGAAGTGGGCTTCATGGTCACGCAATTGACCGAAAATGGCATGATCAAATTCACCCCTCTCGGCGGCTGGTCGAATGATGTCCTGCTGAGCCACAAATTCAAGGTCAGGACGGCAGAAGACAGGCAGATTACCGGAATCATCGGAAGCGTACCCGTCCATTTCAGAAAAGGCGAGGGCAAGAACAAGTCGGTGGAATTGGATGATATGCTCCTCGATGTCGGGGCCGACAGCAGGGAAGACCTCGAGGCCATGGGAATCCGCCCGGGTGATTCCATCGTACCGGATGTCGAATTCGAAGTGCTGGAGCAGGAGAACAAGCTGCTCGCAAAAGCATGGGACAACCGCTATGGCTGTCTGATCGCCATAGAGACGCTGGAGGCCCTCGCTGATGTGGACCTGGGATGCGACCTCTATGTCGGGGCCAATGTCCAGGAGGAAGTGGGGCTCAGGGGGGCAAAAGTGAGTTCCAACCTGATAAAGCCGGATGTCGCATTTGCAGTCGACTGCTCCCCGGCAAATGATATGCTGGGCAAGAAGGATGACATCGGCAGGATCGGTGGAGGGACGCTCGTCCGCATCATGGACCGGACGATGATCCTGTCCAAGCCGATGCGTGACTATATGCTTGAGACGGCGGAGCAGCATGACGTCAAATACCAGTACTACCAGTCCCCGGGCGGCACGGATGCAGGCAGCATCCATGTTTCCAATGAAGGGGTGGTCAGTGCTGTTGTGGGCATCGTGGCCCGCTATATCCATACGAGCCACTCGATCATCAACTCCGAGGACTACATGCATGCGAAGAAGATGCTGATGGAACTCGTTAAAGGCATCGATGCCGACAGGGTCGAGCAGTTGAGGGGCCGTTGA
- a CDS encoding NAD(P)/FAD-dependent oxidoreductase yields MYHTIVVGGGVSGLMAAYAASENGSRVLLIEKNKSLGKKLLISGGGRCNVTNRLPYEEIISHIPGNGKFLYGPFSTFDNESIIQFVESRGVSLKEEDHGRMFPVTDRAQDILTVFLDALERNTVEIRKETIVRQVLVEDGHAEGVELADGTMIRADNVIVTTGGRSVPQTGSTGDGHRFAESAGHTITELFPTEVPITSPEPFIKEGRLKGLSLSDVSLSVLKKNGKPRVAHRMDMIFTHFGISGPAALRCSQFVHKEKQKQKKASILMSLDFFPDESAGALRAMIEESIGANRDRSLKNTLKTFLQERLVLFMLDHLDIDGATSGHHVSRGNIEKIVQFLKAFEFNVDGTQSIEKAFVTGGGVKLSEITPQTMESRKVSGLYFAGEVLDIHGYTGGYNITSALVTGYVAGHSTTL; encoded by the coding sequence ATGTACCATACGATAGTAGTCGGCGGCGGTGTAAGCGGGCTCATGGCCGCCTATGCCGCTTCCGAAAACGGCAGCCGCGTCCTGCTCATAGAAAAGAATAAATCCCTCGGAAAGAAGCTGCTTATCTCGGGCGGCGGACGGTGCAATGTCACGAACAGGCTTCCCTATGAGGAGATCATAAGCCACATCCCGGGCAACGGCAAATTCCTCTATGGCCCCTTCAGCACCTTCGACAACGAAAGCATCATACAATTCGTCGAGTCCCGGGGCGTCTCCCTCAAGGAGGAGGACCATGGCAGGATGTTCCCCGTCACCGACCGGGCACAGGACATCCTCACCGTATTCCTGGATGCCCTTGAAAGGAACACAGTTGAAATCCGGAAGGAGACCATCGTCAGGCAGGTGCTTGTGGAGGATGGCCATGCTGAGGGCGTGGAACTGGCGGATGGAACGATGATCCGGGCGGATAATGTCATCGTCACCACAGGAGGCAGGAGCGTGCCCCAGACCGGTTCTACAGGCGACGGCCACCGCTTTGCCGAATCCGCCGGCCATACGATTACGGAACTGTTCCCGACCGAGGTGCCCATCACCTCCCCCGAGCCTTTCATAAAGGAAGGCCGCCTCAAGGGCCTGAGCCTCTCCGACGTCTCCCTTTCGGTACTGAAGAAGAACGGGAAACCGAGGGTGGCCCATCGGATGGATATGATCTTCACCCACTTCGGCATCAGCGGCCCCGCCGCCCTCCGGTGCAGCCAGTTCGTCCATAAGGAAAAGCAGAAGCAGAAGAAGGCAAGCATCCTCATGTCCCTCGACTTCTTTCCGGATGAAAGTGCCGGGGCGCTCCGTGCGATGATAGAAGAGAGCATCGGTGCAAACCGGGACCGCTCCCTGAAGAATACACTGAAGACCTTCCTGCAGGAACGGCTTGTCCTCTTCATGCTGGATCACCTGGATATAGATGGTGCAACAAGCGGCCACCATGTATCCAGAGGGAATATCGAAAAGATCGTCCAGTTCCTGAAGGCTTTCGAGTTCAATGTCGACGGCACCCAATCGATTGAAAAGGCATTCGTCACCGGCGGTGGTGTAAAGCTTTCGGAGATCACACCGCAGACGATGGAGAGCCGCAAAGTGTCGGGGCTTTATTTTGCCGGAGAGGTCCTTGATATACATGGATATACGGGCGGCTACAATATAACGAGCGCACTCGTCACGGGTTACGTGGCAGGGCACAGCACCACGCTTTAG
- the pepV gene encoding dipeptidase PepV: MNYKALVEDYRERLIDDLMGLLEIESVKGEPTGSAPVGAGPKAALDYMLELGARDGMAIKDVDNIAGHIEAGEGDRLFGVLGHVDVVPPGKGWDTDPFVPEIVDGEIVARGVQDDKGPTIAAYYAMKILHEEGLPFKYRTRLIVGTDEESDWQCTEAYFKSEEMPDAGFAPDAAFPLIHGEKGISTFNFVQKPMALDEHEPKIELKVLISGERYNMVPEDAEAKLKVQQNMSEVIQSYEDFLREVEADGAYEVDNGFLKLSMQGRSAHGSTPEVGVNAGLILIRFLNGLALDNNAAAFTEFAMERLVGSTDGSLLGMDFSHPEMGETSVNVGMINYTEVDGGIFGVNLRYPKGLDFESGMTGLKEEVYGQGFTVEDLDYQPPHYVDREDPLVDILTDAYRNHVEDDTEPFTIGGGTYARTLKKGVAFGAMFKDTVDTMHQKNERMKIDELLMATEIYLEALHRICIKGEMDEDKLL; the protein is encoded by the coding sequence ATGAATTATAAAGCGCTGGTTGAAGACTACAGGGAGCGCCTGATCGATGATCTGATGGGACTTCTGGAAATTGAAAGTGTAAAAGGCGAGCCGACCGGCAGCGCGCCGGTCGGCGCCGGACCGAAGGCGGCACTGGACTACATGCTGGAACTCGGCGCCCGTGACGGCATGGCCATAAAGGATGTGGACAACATTGCAGGCCATATCGAAGCAGGCGAAGGGGATAGGCTCTTCGGTGTATTGGGCCATGTGGATGTGGTGCCTCCCGGCAAGGGATGGGATACGGATCCCTTCGTCCCGGAAATAGTCGATGGGGAGATCGTGGCCCGTGGTGTACAGGACGATAAGGGGCCGACGATCGCGGCCTATTATGCGATGAAGATACTCCATGAAGAAGGGCTGCCCTTCAAATACCGGACCCGTCTGATTGTCGGAACTGACGAAGAATCCGATTGGCAGTGCACCGAGGCCTACTTCAAATCTGAGGAGATGCCTGATGCCGGCTTTGCGCCGGATGCGGCTTTTCCTTTGATCCATGGTGAAAAGGGCATTTCCACATTCAATTTCGTGCAGAAGCCGATGGCGCTTGATGAACATGAACCGAAAATAGAGCTGAAAGTGCTGATTTCCGGCGAACGGTACAATATGGTTCCGGAAGATGCAGAAGCGAAATTGAAAGTTCAGCAGAACATGAGTGAAGTGATCCAGTCATATGAAGATTTCCTGAGGGAAGTGGAGGCCGATGGGGCATACGAAGTGGACAACGGCTTCCTCAAGCTGAGTATGCAGGGCAGAAGTGCGCATGGCTCGACCCCGGAGGTCGGCGTGAACGCCGGTCTCATCCTCATACGCTTCCTGAACGGCCTGGCACTCGACAACAACGCTGCAGCCTTCACGGAATTTGCGATGGAGCGGCTCGTCGGCAGCACAGACGGCTCACTGCTTGGAATGGACTTTTCCCACCCAGAAATGGGGGAGACAAGCGTGAATGTCGGTATGATCAACTACACTGAAGTGGACGGCGGCATATTCGGAGTCAACTTGAGATACCCGAAGGGGCTCGACTTCGAATCGGGCATGACAGGCCTCAAGGAAGAAGTGTATGGACAGGGATTCACCGTCGAAGACCTCGACTACCAGCCACCCCATTATGTGGACAGGGAAGACCCGCTGGTGGACATATTGACCGATGCCTACCGCAACCATGTTGAAGATGATACGGAGCCGTTCACGATCGGCGGTGGGACATATGCCCGCACCTTGAAAAAGGGTGTTGCCTTTGGGGCGATGTTCAAGGATACTGTAGATACGATGCACCAGAAGAATGAACGCATGAAAATTGATGAACTGCTCATGGCAACCGAGATCTACCTTGAAGCACTGCATAGAATCTGTATAAAGGGTGAGATGGATGAAGATAAGCTACTATAA
- a CDS encoding phosphotransferase family protein, with the protein MEHFYQLGWTLDPVGGASGEAYKAEQDGRKLFLKRNASPFLAALSAEGIVPKLVWTKRIETGEVVTAQHWKNGRELTREEMCSERVASLMKKIHTSGPLLTMLKKLGMKPMLPDLLLNKIQTSLSPKVNAHHTVRSAIQYLENEMPLIDEAFCTVCHGDVNHNNWLLSDQDELYLVDWEGAMIADPAIDLGMILYTYVEPDDWKGWLEDYGKPLDRNLMKRMKWYTLVQAITMIQWYEDHKRFKDMNDWIIFLNKVIQRDRFI; encoded by the coding sequence TTGGAGCATTTCTATCAGCTCGGCTGGACACTCGACCCCGTTGGTGGAGCATCTGGCGAAGCCTATAAGGCAGAGCAAGATGGCAGGAAGCTGTTCCTGAAACGTAATGCCAGCCCTTTCCTTGCAGCGCTGTCCGCTGAAGGTATTGTGCCGAAACTGGTCTGGACCAAGAGAATAGAGACCGGAGAAGTAGTGACAGCACAGCATTGGAAAAATGGCCGGGAGCTGACCCGTGAAGAAATGTGCTCGGAGAGGGTAGCCTCACTGATGAAGAAAATCCATACATCAGGTCCTCTTCTCACTATGCTGAAAAAACTCGGCATGAAGCCCATGCTGCCGGATCTGTTGCTTAACAAGATACAGACCTCACTATCCCCGAAAGTCAATGCCCATCATACAGTCCGCTCTGCAATCCAATACCTGGAAAATGAGATGCCCCTGATCGACGAAGCTTTCTGCACGGTGTGCCACGGTGATGTCAATCATAACAATTGGCTGCTTTCCGACCAGGATGAACTGTATCTGGTGGATTGGGAAGGCGCAATGATTGCGGACCCTGCGATAGACCTGGGTATGATCCTCTACACCTATGTGGAACCGGATGACTGGAAAGGATGGCTCGAAGATTACGGCAAGCCGCTCGACAGGAATCTGATGAAGCGCATGAAGTGGTATACGCTTGTACAGGCGATCACGATGATCCAATGGTATGAGGACCATAAGCGTTTCAAGGATATGAATGACTGGATCATCTTCCTCAACAAAGTAATACAGAGGGACCGTTTTATATAA
- the trmB gene encoding tRNA (guanosine(46)-N7)-methyltransferase TrmB, which produces MRMRNKPWAMEFLNENSNIVDTDGSYSGRIGDFFPESRPLHIEVGTGMGTFITELAARNPHINYVGIELDKNVMIRVVEKILEAELHNVRLLLLDAREIDTYFHKDEVERIYLNFSDPWPKNRHEKRRLTHETFLSKYRSILAEEGLVQFKTDNRGLFEYSLGSLNNFGMVFHEVKLDLHAGEPEDNIRTEYEDKFSAKGNKIYRLKASF; this is translated from the coding sequence ATGAGAATGCGCAACAAGCCCTGGGCAATGGAATTTCTGAATGAAAACAGCAATATCGTGGATACGGATGGGAGCTATTCCGGGAGGATCGGTGACTTCTTTCCCGAAAGCAGGCCACTTCATATAGAAGTCGGTACGGGGATGGGCACCTTCATAACGGAGCTTGCCGCCCGCAACCCGCATATCAACTATGTGGGCATAGAGCTGGACAAGAATGTGATGATACGTGTCGTGGAGAAGATCTTGGAGGCGGAGCTTCATAATGTCAGGCTTCTGCTGCTCGATGCACGTGAGATAGATACGTATTTCCACAAGGACGAAGTGGAAAGGATCTACCTCAATTTTTCCGATCCATGGCCGAAGAACCGGCATGAGAAGCGCCGTCTGACCCATGAAACGTTCCTTTCTAAGTACCGTTCCATCCTGGCCGAAGAGGGGCTCGTCCAGTTCAAGACGGATAACAGGGGGCTGTTCGAGTACAGCCTCGGGAGCCTGAACAACTTCGGCATGGTCTTCCATGAAGTGAAGCTCGATCTTCATGCAGGCGAACCGGAAGACAACATAAGGACGGAGTACGAAGACAAGTTTTCAGCCAAGGGAAATAAAATATACAGACTCAAAGCATCTTTCTGA
- a CDS encoding putative polysaccharide biosynthesis protein, protein MSDSNNLVRGTFLLTIATFITKLLGMLYLIPFYSIMGGEENLALYGYAYTPYTIMLSIAAAGVPGAVSKYVSKYNALGAYATSQKLYRSSLLVMLGSGVIAFLALFMAAPFIAELQMLAAGDGAHRWSTEDVTRIIRVVSVAVIVVPFMATWRGIFQGFESFGPTSVSAVIEQLIRIIFLLGGAFIVIYILDGTVQTANEVAVFAAFVGVLAAMGTLWYFWRKRKGHIDRMMATDDTDYDFSYREMYSEIIRYGIPFIIVGISIPLTMFIDQLTHNNGLALGGVPEQYHDAWFGMLNLTTHKLVMIPTAFASAFAITILPFITKNYQRGKMGDVHEQIKMMVLMLLFFVIPAAIGMMILSAPLYTSFYSYNEMGIKILLFYAPVSIAISLFTITCSIVQGIDKQNLTLYVVLIMLAIKAAINIPLIMQFQTVGAVMGTGIALSIGVLINFMIIKKYGEFRFRPLIRPLAEIVVYSLVMLLVVEIIYYILMFNVDISSKTGAIILMAVAVPIGGLVYMLLSFKTGLADEILGSRADKIRKRLKVL, encoded by the coding sequence ATGTCTGATTCAAATAATCTGGTACGGGGTACGTTCCTGCTGACCATCGCAACATTCATCACGAAGCTTCTTGGAATGCTTTACCTCATTCCATTTTACAGCATAATGGGCGGCGAGGAAAACCTCGCCCTCTACGGATATGCCTATACACCATACACCATCATGCTGTCGATTGCAGCAGCGGGTGTGCCGGGGGCCGTATCCAAATATGTATCGAAATATAATGCGCTTGGGGCCTATGCCACAAGTCAGAAGCTCTACCGGTCGAGCCTGCTTGTGATGCTCGGCTCAGGTGTCATCGCCTTTCTCGCGCTCTTCATGGCTGCACCGTTCATTGCCGAACTGCAGATGCTCGCAGCTGGGGACGGCGCCCACCGCTGGTCGACTGAAGATGTCACGCGCATCATCAGGGTCGTCAGCGTAGCCGTCATCGTCGTGCCGTTCATGGCGACGTGGCGCGGCATATTCCAGGGATTCGAATCGTTCGGCCCGACAAGCGTCTCCGCAGTCATCGAACAGCTGATCCGGATCATTTTCCTGCTGGGTGGCGCATTCATCGTCATCTATATTCTGGATGGTACTGTCCAGACGGCAAATGAAGTGGCAGTCTTCGCCGCATTCGTGGGTGTCCTTGCCGCCATGGGAACGCTCTGGTATTTCTGGAGGAAACGGAAGGGGCATATCGACCGCATGATGGCGACGGATGACACCGATTATGATTTTTCATACCGTGAAATGTACTCAGAGATCATCCGCTACGGCATCCCGTTCATCATCGTGGGCATCAGCATTCCGCTGACGATGTTCATCGACCAGCTGACCCACAACAACGGCCTTGCCCTCGGCGGTGTGCCGGAGCAGTACCATGATGCATGGTTCGGCATGCTGAACTTGACGACGCACAAGCTGGTCATGATCCCGACGGCTTTCGCATCTGCATTTGCGATCACCATACTGCCATTCATCACGAAGAATTACCAGCGCGGCAAAATGGGGGATGTGCACGAGCAGATCAAGATGATGGTGCTCATGCTGCTCTTCTTCGTCATTCCGGCAGCCATCGGCATGATGATCCTCTCTGCACCGCTCTATACATCATTCTACAGCTACAATGAAATGGGCATAAAGATCCTGCTCTTCTATGCACCGGTGAGCATCGCAATCTCATTGTTCACGATCACATGCTCGATCGTCCAGGGCATCGACAAGCAGAACCTGACCCTGTACGTGGTCCTGATCATGCTGGCGATCAAGGCGGCGATCAACATTCCGCTCATCATGCAGTTCCAGACTGTCGGTGCTGTGATGGGGACGGGCATCGCACTCAGCATCGGCGTGCTGATCAACTTCATGATCATCAAGAAGTACGGGGAATTCCGCTTCAGGCCGCTCATAAGGCCGCTGGCTGAAATTGTAGTGTACAGCCTCGTCATGCTGCTCGTGGTGGAAATCATCTATTATATACTCATGTTCAATGTGGACATCTCCAGCAAAACCGGTGCAATCATCCTCATGGCGGTGGCCGTACCGATCGGTGGTCTGGTGTACATGCTGCTGTCATTCAAGACCGGGCTTGCCGATGAGATACTCGGCAGCCGGGCGGACAAGATCAGGAAGAGATTGAAGGTGCTTTAG
- a CDS encoding MalY/PatB family protein: protein MSSFDFNRHTTREGTYSVQYEGTEKLFGTDGLEPFWIADMDIETPGAVQEAMKRRIDNGIFGYTKWQNPKFYEAVKGWWHRRYGIVLEDDEIHYAPSVMFTVGEAVRQFSEEGEGVILTMPSYNAFIGMVKGNGRKIFDCPLLENDDGWQFDFDHFEALCSREDVKVYIHCNPHNPTGRVWKRDELEKIREICLRTGVFLVSDEIHMDFVRPKGQFVSMVELMADGDPMLVTTGLGKTFNLASIPHSYFITRDKALQKKIARNIASRYGMGAANSLALEAIHAAYTECGAWVDGLNSHIEENMQLVEDYITAHMSEWLDFKKPEATYLAWISFEKSGLADEEVHKALIDIGGIAVSPGHIYDMKKNRHFRFNVASSRHRVEDGLERIHRTFKKITKSTVQ from the coding sequence TTGAGCAGTTTTGACTTCAATAGGCACACGACGAGGGAAGGTACATACAGCGTCCAGTACGAAGGGACGGAAAAGCTTTTCGGGACGGACGGTCTCGAGCCGTTCTGGATTGCAGACATGGACATCGAAACACCGGGGGCAGTCCAGGAAGCGATGAAAAGGCGGATCGACAACGGCATCTTCGGTTATACGAAGTGGCAGAATCCGAAGTTCTACGAAGCGGTGAAAGGCTGGTGGCATCGGAGGTACGGCATTGTCCTTGAGGATGATGAGATCCATTATGCGCCTTCCGTGATGTTCACGGTGGGTGAAGCGGTCAGACAGTTTTCGGAAGAAGGGGAGGGCGTCATCCTGACCATGCCCTCCTATAACGCATTCATAGGAATGGTGAAGGGGAACGGACGGAAGATCTTCGACTGCCCCCTGCTCGAAAATGATGATGGCTGGCAGTTCGACTTCGATCATTTCGAAGCTCTGTGCAGCCGGGAGGACGTTAAAGTATACATCCACTGCAATCCGCACAATCCCACAGGACGGGTGTGGAAGCGTGATGAACTGGAGAAGATCCGGGAAATCTGCCTCAGGACGGGCGTCTTTCTGGTCAGCGATGAAATCCATATGGATTTTGTGCGACCGAAAGGACAGTTCGTTTCGATGGTGGAACTGATGGCGGACGGTGACCCGATGCTGGTGACGACAGGACTTGGGAAGACCTTCAACCTCGCCAGCATCCCGCACTCCTATTTCATTACGAGGGATAAGGCGCTCCAAAAGAAGATCGCCCGCAACATTGCATCCAGATACGGCATGGGGGCTGCAAACAGCCTGGCGCTCGAAGCGATCCATGCTGCATATACGGAATGCGGGGCGTGGGTGGACGGGCTGAACAGCCACATCGAAGAGAACATGCAGCTCGTCGAAGACTACATCACTGCACACATGTCCGAATGGCTTGATTTCAAAAAGCCCGAGGCGACCTACCTGGCATGGATCAGCTTTGAAAAGAGCGGCCTTGCGGATGAGGAAGTACATAAGGCCCTAATCGACATCGGCGGTATCGCGGTGTCTCCTGGACACATATACGACATGAAAAAGAACCGGCATTTCCGGTTCAATGTCGCTTCAAGCCGTCATAGGGTCGAAGATGGGCTGGAGAGGATACACCGTACATTCAAAAAAATCACGAAATCTACAGTTCAGTAG